In one Winogradskyella sp. MH6 genomic region, the following are encoded:
- a CDS encoding PglZ domain-containing protein has translation MNNINILWVDDEIDLLKPHILFLEQKQYKVTTCQSGTEALEIINDTNFDIVFLDENMPGLTGLETLNEIKERRPNLPVVMITKSEEEYIMEEAIGSKIADYLIKPVNPNQILLSLKKNLDHSRLVSEKTTSNYQQEFRKIAMDLSMVNSYEEWAELYQKLIYWELQLEDIEDVGMTDILESQKTEANLQFGKFIEKNYEDWFQPNSDAPIMSHTLFKEKVVPELSDKQPTIMVVIDNLRYDQWKAFEPVVNNYYKKTSELPFYSILPTATQYARNAIFSGLMPADMEKLFPQYWKNDIDEGGKNLHEDDFLREQLKRLGLNHIKYEYHKITNLKSGKKLVENFRSLKNNDLSVIVYNFVDMLSHSKTEMEVVKELASNDKAYRSLTQSWFKNSPLLEMIQLSQQLGFKLILTTDHGTINVKAPSKVIGDRDTSLNLRYKTGRSLTYQDKDVMAVKDPKSVHLPALTMSSSFIFAKGDLFLAYPNNFNHYVSYYRNTYQHGGVSLEEMIIPFVVLDPK, from the coding sequence AGTTTTTTTAGACGAAAACATGCCTGGACTTACGGGTCTAGAAACGCTAAACGAAATAAAAGAGCGTCGTCCTAATCTTCCTGTTGTGATGATTACAAAAAGTGAAGAAGAATATATTATGGAAGAAGCTATTGGTAGTAAAATAGCCGATTACCTTATAAAGCCTGTTAATCCAAATCAAATTTTACTGAGTTTAAAAAAGAATTTAGACCACTCTCGCTTAGTGTCAGAAAAAACAACCTCTAATTACCAGCAAGAGTTTAGAAAAATTGCTATGGATTTGTCTATGGTTAATTCTTATGAAGAATGGGCAGAACTATACCAAAAACTGATTTATTGGGAGCTTCAACTCGAAGATATTGAAGATGTTGGAATGACAGATATTTTAGAATCTCAAAAGACTGAAGCCAATTTGCAGTTTGGGAAATTTATAGAAAAGAATTACGAAGACTGGTTTCAACCCAATTCCGATGCTCCTATAATGTCTCACACATTATTTAAGGAAAAAGTTGTGCCTGAATTAAGTGATAAGCAACCAACAATCATGGTTGTGATAGACAACCTACGATACGACCAATGGAAAGCTTTTGAACCTGTTGTGAATAACTACTATAAAAAAACATCAGAATTACCATTTTACAGTATTCTCCCAACAGCAACCCAATATGCCAGAAATGCTATTTTTTCTGGTTTAATGCCTGCTGATATGGAAAAGTTATTTCCTCAGTACTGGAAAAACGATATTGACGAAGGTGGTAAAAATCTACATGAAGATGATTTTTTGAGAGAACAATTAAAGCGTCTTGGGCTTAACCATATTAAATACGAATACCACAAAATCACTAATTTAAAATCGGGTAAAAAACTAGTTGAAAATTTTAGAAGTTTAAAAAACAATGATTTAAGTGTTATTGTATACAACTTTGTCGATATGCTCTCCCACTCTAAAACCGAAATGGAAGTTGTAAAAGAATTGGCTTCTAATGACAAAGCCTATCGCTCGTTAACGCAGAGCTGGTTTAAAAATTCGCCTTTGTTAGAAATGATTCAATTATCACAACAGTTGGGTTTTAAATTAATTTTAACCACAGATCACGGAACCATCAATGTAAAGGCTCCTTCTAAAGTTATTGGAGATAGAGACACAAGCTTAAACTTAAGGTACAAAACAGGTCGTAGTCTCACATACCAAGATAAGGATGTGATGGCTGTTAAAGACCCTAAATCTGTACATTTACCGGCTTTAACGATGAGTAGTTCGTTTATTTTTGCAAAAGGAGATTTATTTTTGGCCTATCCTAACAACTTCAACCATTATGTAAGCTATTACAGGAATACGTATCAACATGGAGGAGTTTCGCTAGAAGAAATGATCATCCCATTTGTGGTTTTAGACCCTAAATAA
- the tsaE gene encoding tRNA (adenosine(37)-N6)-threonylcarbamoyltransferase complex ATPase subunit type 1 TsaE, with protein sequence MHNIELTYHLNEINTVVLKVLKHLESKVILFNGKMGAGKTTFINALLKAMHSEDVATSPTFSIVNEYILPNDKVYHFDFYRIETIEEAYNFGVEDYLFSNHWLFIEWPDRIEELLPENTQTIAITKIDDNTRSLKLTINKKLLTENNAMTEPKF encoded by the coding sequence GTGCATAATATTGAGTTAACATACCATTTAAATGAAATTAACACTGTAGTTCTAAAAGTTCTTAAACATTTAGAATCTAAAGTAATTTTGTTTAACGGAAAAATGGGAGCTGGCAAAACAACATTCATTAATGCTTTATTAAAAGCTATGCATAGTGAAGATGTTGCAACGAGCCCAACATTTTCTATTGTTAATGAGTATATATTGCCAAACGACAAAGTTTATCATTTTGATTTCTATAGAATAGAAACTATTGAAGAAGCCTATAATTTTGGAGTAGAAGACTATTTATTCAGTAATCATTGGTTGTTTATAGAATGGCCAGACCGTATAGAAGAATTACTACCCGAAAATACCCAAACTATTGCTATTACTAAGATAGACGACAATACAAGATCCCTCAAATTAACTATAAACAAGAAACTTTTAACCGAAAATAACGCTATGACAGAACCGAAATTCTAA
- a CDS encoding alanine dehydrogenase — protein MSKSLSPFTKAQLLPQEETLEVFKQKGELYIGIPKETHFQESRVCLTPDAVSALTANGHRVLFESGAGEGANFKDKDYSEAGAEVTKDTAKVYSCPMVLKVEPPSLDEISLINPQTILISALQIKTQKKNYFEALAKKRITALAFEYIKDEDGAYPAVRSLSEIAGTASILIASELLSNVNGGNGLMMGNINGVPPTEVVILGAGTVGEFAARSAIGLGANIKIFDSSITKLRCIQNNLGRSVYTSTMQPKNLLKALKRCDVAIGAVRGNNRAPIVVTETMIEHMKPGSVVIDVSIDMGGCFETSEVTTHDHPTFEYNGVIHYCVPNIPARYSRTASVSISNIFTPYLLEIGEYGGLENALRFDRGLKNGLYFYHGILTNKSVAEWFGLDYNDANLLIF, from the coding sequence ATGAGTAAATCTTTATCACCGTTTACAAAGGCCCAATTATTACCTCAAGAAGAGACTTTAGAAGTTTTTAAGCAAAAAGGTGAACTTTATATAGGCATCCCTAAAGAGACCCATTTTCAAGAAAGTCGTGTTTGTTTAACACCAGATGCGGTTTCTGCACTAACAGCAAATGGCCACAGAGTTTTGTTTGAATCTGGAGCTGGTGAAGGTGCTAATTTTAAAGACAAAGATTATAGTGAAGCTGGTGCAGAAGTTACTAAAGATACAGCAAAGGTCTACTCCTGCCCTATGGTTTTAAAAGTTGAGCCACCTTCTTTGGATGAGATCTCACTTATTAATCCACAAACTATCCTTATTTCAGCGCTACAAATAAAAACGCAAAAAAAGAACTATTTTGAAGCTTTGGCCAAAAAACGCATCACAGCTTTGGCTTTTGAATATATTAAGGATGAAGACGGAGCTTACCCTGCCGTACGATCGCTTAGTGAAATTGCTGGGACAGCATCAATTTTAATTGCATCAGAGTTACTATCTAATGTTAATGGAGGTAACGGTCTAATGATGGGAAATATTAACGGTGTACCACCTACTGAAGTTGTCATTCTTGGAGCTGGTACTGTTGGTGAATTTGCAGCGCGTTCTGCCATAGGTCTTGGTGCTAATATTAAAATATTTGATAGTTCTATAACTAAACTACGTTGTATTCAAAATAACCTTGGAAGATCTGTTTATACGTCTACTATGCAACCTAAAAATTTACTAAAAGCCTTAAAGCGATGTGATGTTGCTATAGGAGCAGTAAGAGGTAATAACCGTGCGCCAATTGTAGTTACAGAAACTATGATAGAACACATGAAACCTGGCTCTGTTGTTATAGATGTTAGTATAGATATGGGAGGTTGTTTTGAAACTAGTGAAGTTACCACCCACGATCATCCTACTTTTGAATATAATGGAGTCATACACTATTGTGTTCCAAATATTCCCGCAAGATATTCAAGAACCGCCTCTGTATCAATAAGTAATATTTTCACACCTTACTTGCTAGAAATTGGCGAATATGGTGGGCTAGAAAATGCACTACGTTTTGATAGAGGATTAAAAAATGGGTTGTATTTTTACCACGGTATCCTAACCAACAAATCTGTAGCAGAATGGTTTGGTTTAGATTATAACGATGCCAATCTGTTAATTTTTTAA
- a CDS encoding NAD-dependent epimerase, with translation MKILVTGAAGFIGFFTSKVLLEKGHVVVGLDNINDYYDFNLKYSRLEELGINRSDAENFNSLCKSTNDKFSFVRMNLEDREALPKLFEQEKFDVVCNLAAQAGVRYSLENPETYIDSNLVGFLNILECCRHNDIKHLVYASSSSVYGLNEKIPFSTDDNVDHPISLYAATKKSNELMAHTYSHLFNIPTTGLRFFTVYGPWGRPDMAMFLFTDAIVNDRPIKVFNHGKMERDFTYIDDIVEGVVRICEKPTQERLDSNSLYKVYNIGNNNSVKLLDFIKEIEFNLDKEADKNMMPIQPGDVEKTWADVDQLIKDYDYRPNTSIKEGVKSFVTWYKSYYNK, from the coding sequence ATGAAAATACTTGTAACCGGAGCTGCGGGATTCATTGGCTTTTTCACATCTAAAGTACTACTAGAAAAAGGTCATGTCGTTGTAGGTCTAGACAATATTAATGATTACTACGATTTTAACCTGAAGTATTCTAGATTAGAAGAATTAGGAATTAACAGAAGTGACGCCGAAAACTTCAATAGCTTATGCAAAAGTACTAATGATAAATTTTCTTTTGTAAGAATGAATCTTGAAGACCGAGAAGCATTACCAAAGCTTTTTGAACAAGAAAAATTTGATGTTGTTTGTAACCTTGCCGCACAAGCTGGTGTTAGATACAGTCTTGAAAACCCAGAAACTTATATAGATTCTAACTTAGTTGGTTTTTTAAATATTCTTGAGTGTTGTAGACACAACGATATTAAACATTTAGTTTATGCAAGTAGCTCTAGTGTTTATGGGTTAAACGAAAAGATACCGTTTTCTACAGATGATAATGTAGATCATCCGATTAGCTTATATGCCGCTACTAAAAAGAGTAATGAATTAATGGCACACACATACAGCCATTTATTCAATATTCCAACTACAGGATTAAGATTTTTCACTGTTTACGGCCCATGGGGAAGACCAGATATGGCAATGTTCCTATTTACAGATGCTATTGTGAATGATAGACCTATTAAGGTTTTTAACCATGGAAAAATGGAGCGTGATTTCACTTATATTGATGATATTGTAGAAGGTGTTGTTCGCATATGTGAAAAACCAACACAAGAGCGCTTAGATTCAAATTCTTTATATAAGGTTTATAACATAGGAAACAATAACTCTGTAAAGCTTTTAGACTTCATTAAAGAAATAGAATTTAATTTAGACAAAGAAGCAGATAAAAATATGATGCCTATTCAACCTGGTGATGTAGAAAAAACCTGGGCAGATGTAGATCAACTTATAAAAGACTATGACTATAGACCTAACACCTCTATAAAAGAAGGAGTTAAGTCTTTTGTAACTTGGTATAAATCATATTATAACAAATAA
- a CDS encoding nucleotide sugar dehydrogenase, producing the protein MKISKICCIGAGYVGGPTMAVIAKMNPNIQVTIVDINEERIAAWNDKDVSKLPIYEPGLAEIVAETRGKNLFFSTEIDKAIDESEMIFISVNTPTKTYGKGKGMAADLKYVELCARNIADVAKTDKIVVEKSTLPVRTAQAIKSILHNTGSDVKFDILSNPEFLAEGTAIQDLLNPDRVLIGGESEEAIEALANIYGSWVPQDQILRTNVWSSELSKLTANAFLAQRISSINAISELCERTEADVSEVARAIGMDSRIGSKFLNASIGFGGSCFQKDILNLVYIARSYGLNEVADYWEQVIILNDHQKRRFSDNLISTLYNTVSGKKIAILGWAFKKDTNDTRESAAIYVADHLLSEQANIAVYDPKVPSKKVYGDLDYLQTRTEQENKDLVEAFDDPYDAVKDAHAIAIMTEWDEFKTYDWKKIFGLMKKPAFIFDGRNILNKDEMIEIGFEYSSIGK; encoded by the coding sequence ATGAAAATTTCAAAAATTTGCTGTATTGGAGCTGGATACGTAGGTGGACCTACAATGGCTGTAATCGCTAAAATGAATCCAAACATTCAAGTTACCATCGTAGACATTAATGAAGAACGAATTGCTGCTTGGAATGATAAAGATGTTTCAAAATTACCAATATATGAACCTGGATTAGCTGAAATAGTAGCTGAAACCAGAGGAAAGAACCTATTTTTTTCAACAGAAATAGATAAAGCCATTGATGAATCTGAAATGATTTTTATTTCAGTTAACACACCAACCAAAACTTACGGTAAAGGAAAAGGCATGGCTGCAGACCTAAAATACGTAGAGCTTTGTGCTAGAAATATTGCTGACGTAGCTAAAACTGATAAAATTGTAGTTGAGAAATCTACATTACCTGTAAGAACTGCTCAAGCAATTAAAAGTATTCTTCATAATACTGGAAGTGATGTGAAGTTTGATATTTTATCAAATCCTGAATTCTTAGCAGAAGGTACTGCTATTCAAGATTTATTAAATCCAGATAGAGTTTTAATTGGTGGTGAATCTGAAGAAGCTATAGAGGCTTTAGCTAATATCTATGGTAGTTGGGTACCTCAAGATCAAATTTTAAGAACTAATGTATGGTCTTCTGAGTTATCTAAATTAACTGCTAATGCTTTCTTAGCACAACGTATCTCTTCTATTAATGCCATTTCTGAACTTTGTGAGAGAACTGAAGCTGATGTTAGCGAAGTAGCTAGAGCTATTGGTATGGATTCTAGAATAGGTTCTAAATTCTTAAATGCTTCGATTGGTTTTGGTGGATCATGCTTTCAAAAAGATATATTAAATTTAGTGTACATTGCTAGAAGCTACGGACTAAATGAAGTTGCTGATTACTGGGAACAAGTCATTATACTTAACGATCATCAAAAACGAAGATTCTCAGATAACTTAATAAGCACATTATATAATACTGTATCTGGTAAGAAAATTGCTATACTTGGTTGGGCATTTAAAAAGGATACAAATGACACAAGAGAATCGGCAGCTATCTATGTAGCTGACCATTTGTTAAGTGAACAAGCCAATATCGCAGTATATGATCCAAAAGTACCAAGCAAAAAAGTTTACGGTGATTTAGATTACTTACAAACACGTACTGAACAAGAGAATAAAGATTTAGTTGAAGCTTTTGACGATCCTTATGATGCTGTAAAAGATGCACACGCCATTGCTATTATGACCGAATGGGATGAGTTTAAAACTTATGATTGGAAAAAGATTTTTGGCCTTATGAAAAAACCAGCTTTCATTTTTGACGGTAGAAACATACTTAACAAAGATGAAATGATTGAGATAGGATTCGAATACTCTTCTATAGGAAAGTAA
- a CDS encoding glycosyltransferase family 4 protein yields MNTKKKHIAFVIGALSPGGAERVITNLSNSLVKDFKVTIITFIESDPFYALNDSVNVVSCFKELKNPKSFLGSLKLNYSILKRVSKITKEEKIDLLIGFITQANIKAVLAAKFNGIPCLISERNDPLKNDIPKFWVILRKYIYPKANCLIVQTEKVKQVYERMIKAKEMVVLPNPISTELSKLREDYSTNREKIILSVGTFNNDKRQERIISAFHELQLNNWKLLLIGEGPNESKLKALIEELNISDKVKTLPKIRNVHDYYNKASIFAFASKAEGFPNVLLEAMHFGLPSLSTDCNYGPSELITNGENGFLAPVNDQVIFVDYLQKLVESEELRISFSKESQKTTEKFLDTHVTSSWRNLILKHLS; encoded by the coding sequence TTGAATACCAAAAAAAAACATATAGCTTTTGTTATTGGTGCTCTAAGTCCTGGTGGTGCAGAACGTGTAATAACTAATTTAAGTAATAGTTTAGTAAAAGATTTTAAAGTTACAATAATTACTTTTATAGAGTCTGATCCATTCTATGCATTAAACGACTCAGTTAATGTAGTGTCTTGTTTTAAAGAATTAAAGAATCCAAAATCTTTTTTGGGTTCATTAAAACTAAATTATTCAATTCTTAAACGTGTAAGTAAAATTACTAAAGAAGAGAAAATCGATCTACTTATAGGGTTTATTACACAAGCCAATATAAAGGCCGTATTAGCAGCAAAGTTCAATGGAATACCTTGTCTTATAAGTGAGCGGAATGACCCTTTAAAGAATGATATACCAAAGTTTTGGGTAATACTTAGAAAATACATTTACCCCAAAGCTAATTGTTTAATCGTACAGACCGAAAAGGTAAAACAGGTATACGAACGTATGATTAAGGCAAAGGAGATGGTGGTTTTACCTAATCCTATTTCTACAGAACTTTCTAAGCTTAGAGAAGACTATAGTACAAATAGAGAAAAAATTATTTTATCTGTAGGCACCTTTAATAATGACAAAAGACAAGAAAGAATAATTTCAGCATTTCATGAGCTTCAACTGAATAATTGGAAATTATTGTTAATTGGTGAAGGTCCGAATGAATCTAAACTGAAAGCATTAATTGAAGAATTGAATATTTCTGATAAAGTGAAAACACTACCTAAGATCAGAAACGTACATGATTATTATAATAAGGCATCAATTTTTGCTTTTGCATCCAAAGCCGAAGGATTTCCAAATGTATTGTTAGAGGCTATGCACTTTGGTTTACCTTCCTTATCTACAGATTGTAATTACGGACCCTCAGAATTAATTACAAACGGAGAGAATGGATTTTTAGCGCCAGTTAACGATCAGGTCATATTTGTTGATTACTTACAAAAGCTAGTTGAAAGTGAAGAATTGAGAATATCATTTTCTAAAGAATCACAGAAAACAACCGAAAAGTTTTTAGATACACATGTAACATCGAGTTGGAGAAATTTAATATTGAAGCATTTGTCTTAA
- a CDS encoding MBOAT family O-acyltransferase has protein sequence MLFNSLEFFIFLPIVFAMYWLIGNKRIKQQNLLIAISSYVFYGWWDWRFLFLILFSSLIDYTIGLKLNSEDKPSKRKVLLWISICVNLGFLGFFKYYNFFVDSLIESFTFFGGQLSINTLNIILPVGISFYTFQTLSYTIDVYNRKLEPTKDFLAFMAFVSFFPQLVAGPIERATNLLPQFHKRREFVYENAVDGLRQALWGLFKKVVIADNCATYANMIFNNQQEYSGSTLLLGAFFFAFQIYGDFSGYSDIAIGISRLFGFNLKRNFAFPYFSRDIAEFWRRWHISLSTWFRDYLYIPLGGSRGGTKMKIRNTFIIFIVSGFWHGANWTFVVWGALNAIYFLPLLLLKKNRVNTNLVAEGKYLPTVKELFQMLLTFFITLIAWVFFRADNVTNAFIYIKDIFSESLFSKPDIIPITVLGLVCLFITIEWLGRAGEYAIEKIDFLNKPLRWSFYMLLIVLMFVYTGEQQEFIYFQF, from the coding sequence ATGCTTTTTAATTCCTTAGAGTTTTTCATTTTTTTACCAATAGTTTTTGCTATGTATTGGCTTATTGGTAATAAGCGTATTAAACAGCAAAATTTATTGATTGCTATTTCTAGCTATGTCTTTTATGGTTGGTGGGACTGGCGATTCTTGTTTTTAATCCTTTTTAGTTCTTTGATTGATTACACTATTGGGCTAAAGCTTAATTCGGAAGATAAACCGTCTAAGCGTAAAGTACTTCTTTGGATAAGTATCTGCGTGAATCTAGGTTTTCTCGGATTCTTTAAGTACTACAATTTCTTTGTTGATAGTCTAATTGAATCGTTTACATTTTTTGGAGGACAATTAAGCATTAATACACTCAACATTATCCTCCCTGTTGGTATTAGCTTCTATACATTTCAAACCTTGAGTTATACAATAGATGTATACAATAGGAAATTAGAGCCAACTAAGGACTTCTTGGCTTTTATGGCTTTTGTTAGCTTTTTTCCTCAATTAGTCGCTGGACCCATTGAGAGAGCTACCAACCTATTGCCTCAATTCCATAAAAGAAGAGAATTTGTATATGAGAATGCCGTAGATGGCTTGCGTCAAGCACTATGGGGTTTATTTAAAAAAGTTGTCATTGCTGATAATTGTGCTACTTATGCCAACATGATCTTTAACAACCAGCAAGAGTATTCCGGAAGCACACTCTTACTAGGAGCCTTTTTCTTTGCGTTTCAGATTTATGGTGATTTCTCTGGTTATTCTGATATTGCCATTGGCATCTCACGCTTATTTGGGTTTAATCTAAAACGGAATTTCGCTTTTCCTTATTTTTCAAGAGATATTGCTGAATTTTGGAGAAGATGGCATATATCATTGTCCACGTGGTTTAGAGATTACTTATATATTCCTTTAGGTGGTAGTAGAGGTGGTACAAAGATGAAAATTCGAAATACCTTTATAATTTTTATTGTAAGCGGATTTTGGCACGGTGCCAACTGGACATTCGTGGTTTGGGGAGCTTTAAATGCTATATACTTTTTGCCTCTGCTTCTGTTAAAAAAGAATAGAGTGAACACCAATTTAGTAGCCGAAGGAAAGTATCTCCCAACCGTAAAAGAATTATTTCAAATGTTGTTAACCTTTTTCATAACGCTTATTGCATGGGTGTTTTTTAGAGCTGACAACGTAACCAATGCCTTTATCTACATAAAAGACATATTTTCTGAATCTCTTTTTAGCAAACCTGATATTATCCCCATTACAGTTTTAGGACTGGTATGCTTATTTATAACTATTGAATGGCTAGGTAGAGCCGGTGAATATGCTATTGAAAAAATTGATTTTTTAAATAAACCTCTAAGATGGAGTTTTTATATGTTATTGATTGTCCTAATGTTTGTCTACACTGGTGAACAACAAGAGTTTATTTACTTTCAATTTTAA
- a CDS encoding O-antigen ligase family protein: MRILKYICFGLILLNIPSVALSAFGGGVGSLMSYLTILSLTLYYFFGKKTRPNWWLIIISILFFMIGGFQFIGLTSGFIYDTIKYFIYLICAYEMVKNISVSEYNFFLLIGSATIILEAILFTSDYGRYSGFYIKPNEAGFICITGYATTYGLKNVSVKLIGQFIFTLAGLLTFSRTFIVIWLLINVISLKISVKNIRVFGLGFLIIGTLFFIDEVVGLNNPRFDQLKSIVNNENVSTEELNEDSRADTWAKFYDKILDSPFIGNGYGSFSGKEGHGKGVHNSFLTVIGEAGILPFILFVLYIGYLIVMSIVYFNKKPNLIMQIIALSLFLMANHNFFTFYYVSFAAMWIQYQIEEAKNEDELDEIEEGENILVTS, encoded by the coding sequence ATGAGAATATTAAAGTACATATGTTTTGGTTTAATATTGCTAAACATACCATCTGTAGCTCTATCTGCTTTTGGAGGAGGTGTTGGTAGTTTGATGAGTTACCTAACTATACTATCTCTTACTTTATATTATTTCTTTGGAAAAAAGACACGTCCTAACTGGTGGCTTATAATTATTTCCATTTTGTTCTTTATGATTGGTGGATTTCAATTTATTGGCTTAACATCTGGTTTTATTTATGACACCATTAAGTACTTTATATATCTTATTTGTGCTTATGAAATGGTAAAGAATATTAGTGTCTCAGAATATAATTTTTTTCTATTGATCGGCTCTGCCACAATAATTTTAGAGGCAATTCTATTTACTAGTGATTATGGTAGATACAGTGGTTTTTATATAAAACCAAATGAAGCAGGATTTATATGTATTACGGGCTATGCAACGACATATGGGCTTAAAAATGTAAGTGTAAAGTTAATAGGACAATTTATTTTTACACTAGCTGGTTTGTTGACATTCTCTAGGACTTTTATTGTTATATGGTTGTTGATAAATGTAATTTCCCTTAAAATCAGTGTGAAAAATATCAGGGTTTTTGGTCTTGGTTTTTTGATTATAGGAACTCTTTTCTTTATCGATGAAGTTGTAGGACTTAATAATCCTAGGTTTGATCAATTAAAAAGTATAGTCAACAATGAAAATGTTTCAACAGAAGAACTTAATGAAGATTCAAGGGCTGATACATGGGCTAAATTCTATGATAAAATTCTAGACTCTCCTTTTATTGGAAACGGTTATGGATCTTTTTCTGGCAAAGAAGGTCATGGTAAAGGAGTTCACAATTCATTTCTTACCGTAATTGGTGAAGCTGGCATATTGCCTTTTATCTTGTTTGTTCTATATATAGGATACCTCATTGTTATGAGTATAGTCTATTTTAATAAAAAGCCTAACTTAATAATGCAAATTATTGCACTATCACTTTTCTTAATGGCTAATCATAATTTCTTTACATTTTATTATGTATCATTTGCTGCAATGTGGATTCAATATCAAATTGAAGAAGCAAAAAATGAAGACGAGTTAGATGAAATTGAGGAAGGTGAAAATATTTTGGTTACATCATAA